In a single window of the Anaerolineales bacterium genome:
- a CDS encoding class I SAM-dependent methyltransferase, translating into MPVAHITIPIPLPQGVYSFLKKIRGGNRKTSTPPAAPEGAPNLEGDRDIEWTWVGANLPPGRGRAFDFGSGESNLALEAALRGYRVTSVDLTPPVRRYVRHPRVEYLQADLLTMRLPKGGFDLVINCSTVEHVGLAGRYSVAEERPDGDLEAMRILHRAMKSGATMLLTIPVGMDEVFKPLTRVYGKKRLPRLTEGFGILRQDFWWKKGSNLWAPCSRAEALGFQASAGSWNYLENIYALGCLVLKKTGR; encoded by the coding sequence CGTCTACTCCTTCCTGAAGAAGATCCGCGGAGGAAACCGTAAAACTTCAACGCCGCCGGCCGCACCGGAAGGCGCGCCGAACCTGGAAGGCGACCGCGACATCGAATGGACATGGGTCGGCGCCAATCTGCCTCCGGGCCGGGGCCGGGCGTTCGACTTCGGCTCCGGGGAGAGCAACTTGGCTTTGGAAGCCGCGCTGCGCGGCTACCGCGTCACCAGCGTCGATCTGACCCCGCCGGTCCGGCGGTATGTCCGCCATCCGCGCGTCGAATACCTCCAAGCCGATCTGTTGACGATGCGCCTGCCGAAGGGGGGCTTCGACCTGGTCATCAACTGCTCGACCGTTGAGCACGTCGGTCTGGCGGGACGCTACAGCGTTGCCGAGGAGCGCCCGGACGGCGACCTGGAAGCGATGCGGATCCTGCACCGGGCGATGAAATCCGGGGCGACGATGCTCCTCACCATCCCGGTCGGGATGGACGAGGTGTTTAAGCCGCTGACCCGTGTGTATGGAAAGAAGCGTCTGCCGCGCCTCACGGAGGGATTCGGCATCCTGCGGCAGGATTTTTGGTGGAAGAAAGGATCCAACCTTTGGGCGCCCTGCTCACGCGCCGAGGCGCTCGGTTTTCAGGCCAGCGCCGGCTCCTGGAACTATCTGGAAAACATTTATGCGTTGGGATGCCTGGTGCTGAAGAAAACCGGCCGGTAA